From Humidesulfovibrio mexicanus:
ACAAGGCGCAGCGGGCACCCCCATACCACGGAGACGCATATGAAAGACGAGCTTGGCGTTTACTATTATCCCGCCCCCCAGCACCCGGAGGCGCGCATGTACGTGCGCAAATACGCCGGGCGCGTAGAGTTCCGCATGTGGCACCGCGACGACACGACCGTGTGGGACAAGCACCAGTGGCTGCCCTACGCGGTCATCGAGCAGGCCGCCGCCATGTTCAAGGCCAGCGGCAAGGAAACCGATCCCGCCAGCCTCTACGACATCAGCGTGGCGGAACGCCTGCTCATGGAGGAATAGAACGCCATGCGCAAGGCCCTTCCCCTGGTTCTTGCCGCCCTGGTCACCATGCCGGGCCTGGGTCTGCGCCTGTCCGGGATCCACCTGGACGCGCCTTCCATGGCGCTGATCTCCGGCCTGGCCATCCTTGGCGCGTCGTTTCTGCTCCTGTGGGCCTGCGACGTGGCCCAGATGGACATTCCGCAGACCCTGGCCCTGGCCGTGGTGGCGCTCATCGCCGTGCTGCCGGAATACGCGGTGGACATGTACTTCACCTGGCAGGCGGGCCAGCACCCGGAGTCCGACTACGCCCACTACGCCATCGCCAACATGACCGGCGCGAACCGGCTCTTGATCGGCGTGGCCTGGTCGGCCATCGCGGGGCTGCACTGGTTCAAAACCCGCCGCCGCGTCATTCTGGATGTTGAGCAGCGCACCGAGGTGCTGTTTCTGGGCATGGCCACGGCCTACGCCTTCCTCATCCCCATCAAGGGCAGCCTGGCCTGGTACGACGGCGTGGTGTTCCTGGCCATGTACGCGTGGTACATCCGCCTGGCCAGCCAGCGTCCCTGCTCGGATTGCGAGCTGGAAGGCCCGGCCGAACTCATCGGCGCACTGCCCAGGACGCGGCGCAGGCAGGCCACGCTCCTGCTCTTCCTGTTCGCCGCCGGGGTCATCCTGGCCAACGCCGAACCCTTCAGCGAGAACCTGGTGGCCACGGGCAAGGTCTTCGGCATCAACGAGTTCCTGCTGGTGCAGTGGCTCGCGCCCATCGCCTCCGAGGCCCCGGAGTTCATCGTGGCCATCATGTTCGTGCTGCGCGGCCAGGCGGCCGTGGCCATGGGCAGCCTCATCTCCAGCAAGCTCAACCAGTGGACGCTGCTGGTGGGCATGATTCCCGGCGTGTACGGCGTCTCCAGCGGCGGGTTCGAGGTTCCGCTGCCCCTTGGCCCGTTCCAGATGCACGAGATCTTCCTCACCGCCGCCCAGTCGCTCATGGCCGTGGCGCTGCTGGCCTCGCTCTCCCTGGGGCCGCGCTCGGCCCTGCTGCTCTTCTGCATGTTCGCGGGCCAGTTGCTCAGCCCCTATGTGGTGGAGGGCCTGAACCTCCCCGAACTTCCCTGGGGCAACGGCACGGATGGCCTGCACCAGCTCTTCAGCGCGGGCTATGTGGCGCTCTTCGCCGCAATCGCCCTGGCCAAACGGCGCGATGTCTGGGAACTCCGGCTCGGAGCCAGCGTGGAGCAGCGCATCGTGTAGCGCGCGGGGCCCGGACGGGCATCGCCGGAGCGGCTTGATTCAAAAGGAGGATGCGATGGGACACGAGTTCCAGCCTCTTGGCGTGGACGTGGACGACATCCTGGCCGCCATGCGCCAGGCCGGAAGCTACCTGGACATCACGCCCTCCGATGCATTGTCCCTGTACCGCCTTGCCTTGGGCCACGCCCTGTCGCGACTGCGGCTCGGCATCTCGGTGGAGCGGCTCATGACCCGCGAGGTCCGCGTCATCGCCGCCGACGCCCCAGCCGCCGAGGCTGCCGCCCTGCTGGCGGAAACCGGCTTTTCCGGCGCTCCCGTGCTTGAAGGAGACACCCTTGTGGGTGTGTTGAGCTTCAAGGACTTCCTCCCCAGGCTCGGCCTGCCCAGGAACGCCACGCCCATGGCCCTGGTGGCGGAACGCATCGGGCGGCCGCACGGCGGCGATGCGGCCTGCGGGGAATGCGGCTTCGCCGGGCTCGCCGCCCGTGACCTCATGACCGCTCCGGCCCTGACCATCGGCCCGGAGGCGCCCATCGGCCAGGCGGCCACCCTCATGGAGACGCGCGGCGTCAACCGCCTGCCCGTGCTGCACGACGGCGCGCTTGTGGGCATCATCAGCCGGGGAGACGTGGTGCGCGCCAGCCAGTCCCTTGCCGTTGAGGAGTAGCGTATGCGGTTCTTCGAGAAAATGCGCGGCTCGGGAACCTGCCCGCCCGTGGTGCGCCCCCTGGAGACCCTCTCGTCCTTCCTGGGTTCGCTGGCTGGCATGGCGCTGCTGGGCTGGCTGCACGCAAAGCTGGCCGACCCGGCCGGACTGGCGCTGCTCATCGGCTCATTCGGGGCCTCAGCCGTGCTGATCTTCGGCGCGCCCAAGAGCCCACTGGCCCAGCCGCGCAACCTCGTGGGCGGGCACGCGCTCTCCGCGTTCGTCGGGGTGAGCGTGGGGCTCGCCCTGCCAGAGCCGCTGTGGCTCACGGCCGCCCTCGCCGTAGCCACGGCCATTGCGGCCATGCACCTGACCAGAACCCTGCATCCGCCGGGCGGGGCCACGGCGCTCATCGCCGTCACAAGCGGCCCGGCCATCCGGTCCCTGGGCTACGTGTATGTGCTGTGTCCGGCGCTGGCCGGGGCGCTCATCCTGCTGTCGGCCGCGCTCCTGACAAACGCCCTCACCCCCGGCAGACGCTACCCGGAATACTAGTGGTGAGCCTCAGCTCCCGTCTTGCTGGGCCCGCACGGCCTGCACGCCCTCGGCGTAGGCCCGGAACACGGCCCGGCGGTTCAGCACGCCCAGAAGCCGCCCATCGCCTTCACCGCCAGCGGTCGCGGCCAACACGGGCAGTTGCGCGCAGCCGCTCTCCACGAACTTGAGCAGGGCGGAATACACGTCTTCGTCCGGCGTCACGAAAAACAGCGGCCCCATGATGTCCCGCGCCACCACCAAGTCGTGCAGTTCCTCCCGGAACACCAGGGCGCGCGCCTTGTGCAGCTCCACCAGGCCGCACAGGCGGCCGTCCGGCCCACGCACGGGAAAGGTGCGCGCGGGGCTGTTGCGCATCAGGTCGGCCATCACCCGCAGGGTGGACCCGGCCTCCAGCACCACGGGCAGGCAGGGCATGTAGCGCCCGTCCACAACGGTCTTCTCCAGCACATTCACGGTGGCGTCCGCCGCGTGGGCGGGCGAATCGAACTTGCTCTCCACCTGGTTGTCGTAAAGCGACACCTTGCGGCACAGGGCGATGCACAGGGCCGAGGAAAGCATGAGCGGGGCCAGCAGCCCGTACCCGCGCGAGAGCTCGCAGACCATCACCAACGGGCCGATGGGCGCCTTGGCGATGCCGGAGAAGAAGGCCGCCATGCCCACCAGCACATAGCTGCCGGGTTCGGGCGCGATGTCCGGCCAGCGCGCGTGGGCCACCTGCCCCACCACCCCGCCGGAAAGCCCGCCCACGAAGAGCGCCGGGGCGAACATGCCGCCGCTCATGCCCGAGCCGATGCTCAGGCTGGTGGCCAGGGTCTTGGCCAGCACCATGCCCACCAGCAGCATGACCGGAATGTGCCCCAGCAGGGCCATTTCCAGCCAACCGTAGCCCCCGGCCAGGGCCGAGGGAAACAGTGCGCCGGTGCAGCCCGCCAAGAGCCCGCCCAACCCCAGGGTCCACATGATGCCCAGGCGCTCGCGCACGGGGGCGAAAAGCCTGGTCTTGCAGGCGCGGAAGCTGCCCATGAACAGGTACGCCGCGCCGGAACAGACCACGGCCATGAGGGCATAGAAGAGCAGCTCGCGCGGGTCGCGGAACTGGAAAGCGGGCGCGGCCAAAATGGCCTCGGACCCGAAAAAGAACGTGAACACGCTGTAGGCGGTCACCGAGCTCATGACCGCGGGCAGGATGGCCTCGGCCTCGAAGTCCTCGCGGTACACCACCTCCACGGCG
This genomic window contains:
- a CDS encoding sodium:calcium antiporter — its product is MRKALPLVLAALVTMPGLGLRLSGIHLDAPSMALISGLAILGASFLLLWACDVAQMDIPQTLALAVVALIAVLPEYAVDMYFTWQAGQHPESDYAHYAIANMTGANRLLIGVAWSAIAGLHWFKTRRRVILDVEQRTEVLFLGMATAYAFLIPIKGSLAWYDGVVFLAMYAWYIRLASQRPCSDCELEGPAELIGALPRTRRRQATLLLFLFAAGVILANAEPFSENLVATGKVFGINEFLLVQWLAPIASEAPEFIVAIMFVLRGQAAVAMGSLISSKLNQWTLLVGMIPGVYGVSSGGFEVPLPLGPFQMHEIFLTAAQSLMAVALLASLSLGPRSALLLFCMFAGQLLSPYVVEGLNLPELPWGNGTDGLHQLFSAGYVALFAAIALAKRRDVWELRLGASVEQRIV
- a CDS encoding HPP family protein, with product MRFFEKMRGSGTCPPVVRPLETLSSFLGSLAGMALLGWLHAKLADPAGLALLIGSFGASAVLIFGAPKSPLAQPRNLVGGHALSAFVGVSVGLALPEPLWLTAALAVATAIAAMHLTRTLHPPGGATALIAVTSGPAIRSLGYVYVLCPALAGALILLSAALLTNALTPGRRYPEY
- a CDS encoding CBS domain-containing protein, with product MGHEFQPLGVDVDDILAAMRQAGSYLDITPSDALSLYRLALGHALSRLRLGISVERLMTREVRVIAADAPAAEAAALLAETGFSGAPVLEGDTLVGVLSFKDFLPRLGLPRNATPMALVAERIGRPHGGDAACGECGFAGLAARDLMTAPALTIGPEAPIGQAATLMETRGVNRLPVLHDGALVGIISRGDVVRASQSLAVEE
- a CDS encoding chloride channel protein is translated as MPISRITRLGAALADVLRSLRHAHSWRWLAYGVAVGLAAGLAASGYFAAVEWLQGYLLRHVAGMPLPSPAGERLFHMPQGDPRPWLVPLFGLSAGLFTGFFIQRYVPETVTAGTDGTDATTRAFHRAGGLVPPRVPVIRGLASILTIASGCSAGREGPIAQIGGGVGSWLAQRLKLSARERRILLLAGAAGGMGAIFRAPLGGALTAVEVVYREDFEAEAILPAVMSSVTAYSVFTFFFGSEAILAAPAFQFRDPRELLFYALMAVVCSGAAYLFMGSFRACKTRLFAPVRERLGIMWTLGLGGLLAGCTGALFPSALAGGYGWLEMALLGHIPVMLLVGMVLAKTLATSLSIGSGMSGGMFAPALFVGGLSGGVVGQVAHARWPDIAPEPGSYVLVGMAAFFSGIAKAPIGPLVMVCELSRGYGLLAPLMLSSALCIALCRKVSLYDNQVESKFDSPAHAADATVNVLEKTVVDGRYMPCLPVVLEAGSTLRVMADLMRNSPARTFPVRGPDGRLCGLVELHKARALVFREELHDLVVARDIMGPLFFVTPDEDVYSALLKFVESGCAQLPVLAATAGGEGDGRLLGVLNRRAVFRAYAEGVQAVRAQQDGS